The window TCGAGTCTGCCCCCGTTGTCGAACGTGGACAAAGGCGTGACCACCTCGAGCGCAATCCCGAGCTCTTCTAGTTCGGTCGTTGTTTTGCATCCCACAACAACCAACCGATGGTCTAACTCATCGATTGCCTTGACATCTGCTCGCAACCCTGCCACAACGACTTCTGACTCTGCATCCGTTTCATTGACGACAAGTGTTGTATATACTACATCTGTGCACACTGTTACAAAGTGCCCACCCTACGTTGTCAACTGCCCGGCGGGAGGCTACGTAACTACAGAGACGATTGCACTATACACCACCGTCTGCCCTGTTAGCGATGCAACCAAGACTCCCGAGGCTACGGCAACCAAGGAGGGTTCCCAACCTGAGGCAACTAGCAGTCCCGTTGGACTCGGTGGTGCTGGCGACTTCCCACAAGTCACAGCAATTGGACAGCCTTCCGGACCAGTTGTTGAGGCTGCCGTTCCTACTGGTGCCGCTAGTTCCAGCGGTCTTCAAACGCTTGTCAGGCCCGTCACCTCCGCTGGGGCTCCTCAGGGCTCTTTCGGCGAGAGCAGTGCTTTCTCCAGCTCCCTAAGCCAGCCAACCATTCCCGTTGGCGCGGGCTCGCCTTACCCTAGCGGTGGCTCTGGCAGCGGCTCTGGCGGCGCATCGCCCTCTGGAAGCTGGAGCGGCGTTCCCTCTGGACCTTCTTCGATCCCTAGCATTCCCGGAGCGAACAGTGCTTCTATGATGAGTGCTAGCTTGGTTGGTCTGGCAATAGTTTTGGCGGTGCAGATTGTTTTGTAAGGTACAGGCTCATGGAAGTTTGAGGCCTTTTGGTTTATGCGTCTTTTATGGGAGccaacttttcttctttttacaaAGATTTGTCATTCTCTGCCTTGTCCAATTACAGGCTGGGGAGGCAATTACTATTTACTGtctactttttcttttttatgtCGATACGGTCTTGGATAAATGTAGGGCTTGCTGTGTACTTTAGCTTATGACGATAATTTTGCAAGCCACTCACGGAGCATATCCGGGTTGAAAATGttagtatattaatattcATTCTGATGGCTCTAGAGTATGACTGCCTAGCAAGAGTACGCAGTGTGTAGTCTGGTATTGAACCGTGTTACTATTCCTAAAAGCAGTTGATTATGAGAGACGTGATATAGATGGCTATCTTGGTTGTTTATATCCGGAGGCGAGTTTGGGAGTCAGTTGAGACTTTAGTCACCGAAACATTTCCTTATATAGCATAGTCTATGCTTTTTACCCGGCCATGGAATCTAGCAATAGATACGCTGTGCTCGATCTATTTGAACTAAATCACGTCTAAGCCTCGATCAAGTCGTATTCAAAGAGAGTTGACAACCCCCAGTGTTTCAACTCACGACGCATCCAGGCCCACTGAAACTAGTATATAGAGCTAACCAAAAGCCCTCCCCGCTTTATCCTCAATCGTCAACCTGTTCAGTTTCCAAAACCACCCTTTCAGACTTTTATGATTTGACGTTTTCATTGTGAATACTAgtagtaaaagaaaaacacaTAAACCCCCAATTCACAACCCATGGCAGCTCAAACCCCCGACGGCGCGCCCATAGACCTggcagaaaacaaaaagcgcATGCTCCGCGGCGACTTGTACTATGCCTTTACGCCGGATCTCGCCCAGGATCGAAAGGAGTGCGTGAGGGCGTGTAGGAAGCTGAATACGGCGGTGGAACCTTCGAGGAGAGAGCAGGTTGAGATTTGGAGAGAGTATGCGTTGATCCTTTTCACTTCAATTTATAGCATGATTTAGTTATTGTGTTTATTGTCATGAGATTTACATCTCTTTTACTTACCTTTTGTGTCGCGTGTAGAATCACCAGAGATGAAACTCCGCTACCACCCAAGGCAGCaaccgaagaagaagacgaagcacTCCTAGACGACTATCCAATCGTCGAAATCGGTATAAGAGCAGACTACGGGTACAACGTCCGGTGCGTTCGCCTCTCCGTCATCCCCCCTTCCATTTTCCTCTGGTAGCCCAATCAAAAACTAACACCTGGGGTTTCCCCAAGCCTCGGCAAAAACGTCTACGTCAACGCAAACAGCACCTGGATCGACACCTGCCCCATCACCATCGGCGCGCGCACCATCATGGGCCCCGGCTGCAGCTTCTACTCGGGCACGCACCCGCTGGACCACCGCGTGCGCAACGGAACTCGCGGCCCGGAGACGGGGAAGCCCATCGTCGTGGGCGAGGACTGCTGGCTGGGCGGTGGCGTGACGGTGTTGGCGGGCGTGACGATTGGCAAGGGGTCGGTGGTTGGGGCGGGAAGTGTTGTGACCAAGGATGTGCCTGAGGGAGTTGTCGTGGTGGGAAACCCGGCGAGGGTGTTGAAGACGATTGTCAAGGAGGAAGTTAATGGTGCGgcgtgagagagagaagaggctgttTTGGTAGACACTTGCTATAGACTGAGCGTGCAAGGTTGAGTTGAAACTTGTTTGGTTGATAGAAATGATATTAGTTGATAGTCTTGAAACTTGTATACAAAATCTAAGCATCTTGGTTCCTCCACGCCCGCTTTGCTCTCATTGAATTGACCCTTCTTTCATATAATCCTTTTCAGGTGTCAACGTTCCGCTGTCTTCGCTTTCCATGACCATCGTAACAGCCGTGGGTCTCTTGCCCGTAAGAATGCCTCCAAGGACCCTCGTCAGCGTCGCTCTGCTCTCCCAGATCGGATACAGCCCCACGCAGATGAATGAGCAGAAGATCCAAATGATGCCCACGGTTACCCAGCCGGTGAAGAAGGGCTTGGAGAAGATGTACCCGGTGCCGTACATGGGCATTGGCCAAAGGA is drawn from Trichoderma atroviride chromosome 7, complete sequence and contains these coding sequences:
- a CDS encoding uncharacterized protein (EggNog:ENOG41); amino-acid sequence: MAAQTPDGAPIDLAENKKRMLRGDLYYAFTPDLAQDRKECVRACRKLNTAVEPSRREQVEIWREITRDETPLPPKAATEEEDEALLDDYPIVEIGIRADYGYNVRLGKNVYVNANSTWIDTCPITIGARTIMGPGCSFYSGTHPLDHRVRNGTRGPETGKPIVVGEDCWLGGGVTVLAGVTIGKGSVVGAGSVVTKDVPEGVVVVGNPARVLKTIVKEEVNGAA